Below is a window of Synergistota bacterium DNA.
GAAATGGAAGGCTTTCTCAAGGAGCTAAGGGGTTTGGATAGAAGAGTTAAGTGGGTCAAGGGGGAAAACCTTCACCTCACTTTAAAGTTTCTGGGGGAGGAACCTCATACGAAGGTGGAAAGGATAAGAAGTTCTCTTCAAAGCGGAATTCCAGACTTAAACTTGAAGCCGTTTAGCCTTTCTCTCAGGGGAATAGGGGCTTTTCCGA
It encodes the following:
- a CDS encoding RNA 2',3'-cyclic phosphodiesterase → MAQREIIRSFVCIEIPVDIRNEMEGFLKELRGLDRRVKWVKGENLHLTLKFLGEEPHTKVERIRSSLQSGIPDLNLKPFSLSLRGIGAFP